One window of the Pseudomonas knackmussii B13 genome contains the following:
- a CDS encoding DEAD/DEAH box helicase, whose amino-acid sequence MPQFAEHLQRIPWRRLFPAITLVRGEAYAREGRIQIVRLTERSLESTCIGSGNNRYRQRIRLSQSGDTLDCQCDCPVSFDCKHCAAALLHLLDEQAALTPATPTPVPVARPAPAPSNRLSTDLQSWLKKLPATLKPPPKKAAPCTELLHYRLTKNGRIFIHRAAHSDSGQLLGYPRLGSISVALGQGVAEPDQRILLRALGCEGVQPHHNEVLLLGRDGAELLELILRSGQLFLDAQDLASQLQPGPGLPARLAWQARPDGCYTAGWQVESNPCPQLLTQLAPPWYVDHQSLRAGPLLHDLPDALANHLLSVPPVPPAEAILFSLQLKELAPEAPLPVSTDERRLDDVQPVPHLRLSTVHESFHRQDKHQACLSFAYGKEQVHGPARGDQPIRCLEDGAFVVIERQPKAEQAARKALQRLGLQKLHKYSTPYELSERYECFRPAGDEHWAEIVRRLPELRAKGWVVEIDEDFPFDFSEVEDWYARLDEEPGNAWFDLELGIVVDGQQISLLQPLLELLRHRPSALRDSSAKGELPIRLDARRQADGKPLTVSLPLERVRAMLQLLEELLLASPQHNDNSLRLSSADAGLLAPLDDQPLQWQGGERLLQFGRSLRDHRQQPCPPPAGLQAELRPYQLQGLAWMQALRELEVGGILGDDMGLGKTLQVLAHILAEKHAGRLERPALVLMPTSLVANWQDEAARFAPELRVLTLHGGDRHKGFDELGKYDLLLSTYALLPRDIAVLSKQPLHLAIFDEAQYLKNASSKSAQAAAKLDARQRLCLSGTPLENHLGELWSLFNLVMPGWLGDLRSFTRLYRNPIEKAGDSKRLAHLNARIKPFLLRRRKDQVAGELPPKSEITHWVELSDAQRDLYETVRLAVDRKVREEISQKGLARSHIVVLDALLKLRQVCCDPRLLGSDLPTSQSGKLASLLEMLEELLAEGRRILLFSQFTSMLDLIRAELDARATPYALLTGSTLDRRGPVEDFQRGRVPLFLISLKAGGTGLNLTAADTVIHYDPWWNPAVEQQATDRAYRIGQDKPVFVYKLIARGTLEEKIQQLQARKAALAAGVLEEGKDSGLLLQQSDLDALFAPLPAS is encoded by the coding sequence ATGCCCCAGTTCGCAGAACACCTGCAACGCATCCCCTGGCGCCGCCTGTTCCCCGCCATCACCCTGGTCCGTGGCGAAGCCTATGCCCGCGAGGGCCGCATTCAGATCGTTCGCCTCACCGAACGCTCTCTGGAGAGCACTTGCATAGGCTCGGGCAACAATCGCTACCGCCAGCGCATCCGCCTGTCCCAAAGCGGCGACACCCTCGACTGCCAGTGCGATTGCCCGGTCTCCTTCGATTGCAAGCATTGCGCAGCTGCGTTGCTGCACTTGCTGGATGAGCAGGCCGCCCTTACTCCGGCCACCCCGACGCCAGTGCCAGTTGCCCGCCCGGCGCCCGCCCCAAGCAATCGGCTTTCCACCGATCTGCAAAGCTGGCTGAAAAAACTGCCCGCCACGCTCAAGCCTCCGCCGAAGAAAGCAGCGCCATGCACCGAGCTGCTGCATTACCGGCTGACGAAGAACGGCCGGATATTCATCCACAGGGCGGCGCACAGCGACAGCGGCCAACTCCTGGGCTACCCACGCCTGGGATCCATTTCCGTGGCGCTGGGCCAGGGCGTTGCGGAACCGGATCAGCGCATCCTGCTGCGCGCCCTCGGCTGCGAAGGCGTCCAGCCACACCACAACGAGGTGCTTCTACTCGGTCGCGATGGCGCGGAACTGCTGGAACTGATCCTGCGCAGCGGGCAACTGTTCCTGGATGCCCAGGACCTCGCCAGCCAGTTGCAGCCGGGACCGGGGCTGCCTGCCAGACTCGCCTGGCAGGCCCGTCCGGACGGCTGCTACACCGCCGGGTGGCAAGTCGAAAGCAATCCTTGCCCGCAACTGCTGACCCAATTGGCGCCTCCCTGGTATGTCGATCACCAGAGCCTGCGCGCGGGACCATTGCTCCACGACCTGCCCGACGCCCTGGCCAACCACCTGTTGAGCGTCCCTCCGGTGCCCCCGGCAGAGGCCATCCTGTTCAGTCTGCAGCTCAAGGAGCTGGCACCCGAAGCGCCCTTGCCGGTCTCCACCGATGAGCGTCGGCTGGATGATGTGCAGCCGGTGCCGCACCTGCGACTGAGCACCGTGCACGAAAGCTTCCATCGCCAGGACAAGCACCAGGCATGCCTCTCATTCGCCTACGGCAAAGAACAGGTCCACGGCCCCGCGCGCGGCGACCAGCCCATCCGCTGCCTGGAAGACGGCGCCTTTGTCGTCATCGAACGCCAACCCAAGGCCGAGCAGGCCGCGCGCAAGGCTCTGCAACGCCTGGGCCTGCAGAAACTCCACAAGTACTCCACACCCTACGAATTGAGCGAGCGCTACGAATGCTTCCGGCCCGCAGGCGACGAGCACTGGGCCGAAATCGTCCGCCGCCTGCCGGAGCTGCGCGCCAAGGGCTGGGTGGTCGAGATCGACGAGGACTTCCCCTTCGACTTCAGCGAAGTCGAGGACTGGTATGCCCGACTCGACGAGGAACCCGGCAACGCCTGGTTCGACCTGGAGCTGGGCATCGTGGTGGACGGCCAGCAGATCAGCCTGCTGCAGCCGCTGCTGGAACTGCTTAGGCATCGCCCCTCGGCCCTGCGCGACAGCTCCGCCAAAGGCGAACTGCCGATTCGCCTCGACGCGCGGCGCCAGGCGGACGGCAAGCCACTGACCGTGAGCCTCCCTCTGGAGCGTGTGCGGGCCATGCTCCAGTTGCTGGAGGAACTGCTGCTGGCCAGCCCGCAGCACAACGACAACAGCTTGCGCCTGTCGAGCGCAGACGCCGGCCTGCTCGCCCCGCTCGACGACCAGCCCCTGCAATGGCAAGGCGGCGAACGCTTGCTGCAATTCGGTCGAAGCCTGCGCGATCACCGGCAGCAACCCTGCCCGCCCCCCGCGGGCCTGCAGGCCGAGTTACGCCCCTATCAGCTGCAGGGGCTGGCCTGGATGCAGGCACTACGCGAGCTGGAAGTCGGTGGCATCCTCGGCGACGACATGGGCCTGGGCAAGACCCTGCAGGTCCTGGCGCACATCCTTGCCGAGAAGCACGCCGGACGCCTGGAACGCCCAGCCCTGGTGCTGATGCCCACCAGCCTGGTGGCCAACTGGCAGGACGAAGCCGCGCGCTTCGCCCCGGAGCTGCGCGTACTCACCCTGCACGGCGGCGACCGCCACAAAGGCTTCGACGAACTCGGAAAATACGACCTGCTGCTCAGCACCTATGCCCTGCTGCCGCGGGATATCGCAGTGCTCAGCAAGCAGCCGCTGCACCTCGCCATCTTCGACGAAGCGCAGTACCTGAAGAATGCCAGCAGCAAATCGGCCCAGGCTGCAGCGAAGCTCGACGCCCGCCAGCGCCTGTGCCTGAGCGGCACGCCGCTGGAAAACCACCTGGGCGAACTCTGGTCGCTGTTCAACCTGGTGATGCCCGGCTGGCTGGGCGACCTGCGCAGCTTCACCCGCCTGTACCGCAACCCCATCGAAAAGGCCGGCGACAGCAAGCGGCTGGCCCATCTCAATGCGCGGATAAAGCCCTTCCTGCTGCGCCGCCGCAAGGACCAGGTGGCCGGCGAACTGCCGCCCAAGAGCGAGATCACCCACTGGGTGGAGCTCAGCGACGCACAGCGCGACCTCTACGAAACCGTACGCCTGGCCGTGGACCGCAAGGTGCGCGAGGAAATCAGCCAGAAGGGCCTGGCACGCAGCCACATCGTGGTTCTCGACGCGCTGCTGAAGCTCCGCCAGGTCTGCTGCGATCCTCGCCTGCTGGGCAGCGACCTGCCGACTTCGCAGTCGGGCAAGTTGGCCAGCCTGCTGGAAATGCTCGAGGAACTGCTCGCGGAAGGCCGTCGCATCCTGCTCTTCTCGCAGTTCACCTCGATGCTCGACCTGATTCGCGCCGAACTGGACGCCCGCGCCACTCCCTACGCCCTGCTCACCGGCAGCACCCTTGACCGCCGCGGCCCGGTGGAAGACTTCCAGCGCGGACGGGTGCCGCTGTTCCTGATCAGCCTCAAGGCTGGCGGCACCGGCCTGAACCTCACCGCAGCGGACACGGTGATCCACTACGATCCCTGGTGGAACCCGGCAGTGGAGCAGCAGGCGACCGACCGCGCCTATCGCATAGGCCAGGACAAGCCGGTGTTCGTCTACAAACTGATCGCCCGCGGCACGCTGGAAGAGAAGATCCAGCAACTCCAGGCCAGGAAGGCGGCGCTGGCCGCCGGCGTGCTGGAAGAAGGCAAGGATAGCGGCCTGCTATTGCAGCAGAGCGACTTGGACGCCCTCTTCGCTCCGCTGCCCGCTTCGTAG
- a CDS encoding S-methyl-5'-thioinosine phosphorylase, whose product MTVYAIIGGTGLTQLEGLTLKDSLSLDTPYGAPSAPIQRGEFAGREVLFLARHGHPHRFPPHQVNYRANLWALKQAGAEAVLAVNAVGGIHAAMGSGHLCVPHQIVDYTWGREHTYFAGDIDHVTHIDFSHPYDEVLRQKLVAALQALGHPHSSHGVYAATQGPRLETVAEIAKLERDGCDIVGMTGMPEAALARELELPYACLSLVVNPAAGKSSGIITMAEIEQALHDGIGKVRAVLARVLVS is encoded by the coding sequence ATGACTGTCTACGCCATCATCGGCGGCACCGGGCTGACCCAGCTGGAAGGCCTGACCCTGAAGGATTCACTGAGCCTGGATACGCCTTACGGTGCGCCTTCGGCGCCGATCCAGCGCGGCGAGTTTGCCGGTCGTGAAGTGCTGTTCCTGGCTCGCCATGGCCATCCGCATCGCTTCCCGCCGCACCAGGTCAACTACCGCGCCAACCTCTGGGCGCTCAAGCAGGCCGGCGCCGAGGCGGTGCTGGCAGTGAACGCTGTCGGCGGCATTCACGCGGCCATGGGTAGCGGCCACCTGTGCGTGCCGCACCAGATCGTCGATTACACCTGGGGCCGCGAGCACACCTACTTTGCCGGTGACATCGACCACGTCACCCACATCGACTTCAGCCATCCGTATGACGAGGTGCTGCGCCAGAAACTGGTGGCGGCGCTGCAGGCGCTGGGGCATCCGCACAGCAGTCACGGCGTCTACGCCGCGACCCAGGGCCCGCGCCTGGAGACTGTGGCGGAGATTGCCAAGCTGGAGCGCGACGGCTGCGACATCGTCGGCATGACTGGCATGCCGGAAGCGGCACTGGCGCGCGAGCTGGAGCTGCCCTATGCCTGCCTGTCGCTGGTGGTCAATCCGGCCGCCGGCAAGTCTAGCGGCATCATCACCATGGCCGAGATCGAGCAGGCGCTGCACGACGGCATCGGCAAGGTGCGTGCGGTGCTGGCGCGCGTTCTGGTGAGCTGA
- the nagZ gene encoding beta-N-acetylhexosaminidase, translating to MQGSLMLDIGGTWLTTEDRQILRHPEVGGLIIFARNIESPRQVRELSAAIRAVRPDLLLAVDQEGGRVQRLRQGFLRLPAMRAIADNENAERLAEQCGWLMATEVLAVGLDLSFAPVLDLDHQRSAVVGSRAFEGDPERAAQLAGAFIRGMHAAGMAATGKHFPGHGWAEADSHVAIPEDERSLDELRRSDLIPFQRLAGQIDAVMPAHVIYPKVDAGPAGFSRRWLQDILRGELGFDGVIFSDDLSMAGAHVVGDAASRIQAALGAGCDMGLVCNDRGSAELALGALQRLKVQAPERLARMRAKAWPGIEYKQLPRWQQAVGELRAAQLID from the coding sequence ATGCAAGGCTCCCTGATGCTCGATATCGGCGGCACCTGGCTGACCACCGAGGACCGCCAGATCCTGCGCCACCCTGAAGTGGGCGGGCTGATCATCTTCGCCCGCAATATCGAAAGCCCGCGCCAGGTGCGTGAGCTGTCCGCAGCCATTCGCGCGGTGCGTCCCGATCTGCTGCTGGCGGTGGACCAGGAGGGCGGCCGCGTGCAGCGCCTGCGCCAGGGCTTCCTGCGCTTGCCGGCTATGCGCGCCATTGCCGATAACGAGAATGCCGAGCGCCTGGCCGAGCAGTGCGGCTGGCTGATGGCGACCGAAGTGCTGGCGGTCGGCCTGGACCTGAGCTTCGCGCCCGTTTTGGACCTCGATCACCAGCGCAGCGCCGTGGTCGGTAGCCGTGCCTTCGAAGGCGACCCGGAACGCGCTGCGCAACTCGCCGGCGCCTTCATTCGCGGCATGCATGCGGCGGGCATGGCGGCGACCGGCAAGCACTTCCCCGGCCACGGCTGGGCGGAGGCCGACTCCCATGTGGCGATCCCCGAAGACGAGCGCAGCCTGGATGAACTGCGCCGCAGCGACCTGATTCCATTCCAGCGCCTGGCCGGACAGATCGACGCCGTGATGCCCGCGCATGTGATCTATCCGAAGGTGGATGCCGGTCCCGCCGGTTTCTCGCGCCGCTGGCTGCAGGACATCTTGCGTGGCGAGCTGGGCTTCGATGGGGTGATCTTCAGCGACGACCTGTCGATGGCCGGTGCTCACGTGGTAGGCGATGCCGCCAGCCGTATCCAGGCCGCGCTCGGCGCCGGCTGCGACATGGGCCTGGTGTGCAACGACCGTGGCTCCGCCGAGCTGGCTCTCGGTGCCCTGCAACGCCTGAAAGTGCAGGCGCCCGAGCGCCTGGCGCGGATGCGCGCCAAGGCCTGGCCGGGCATCGAATACAAGCAGCTGCCGCGCTGGCAGCAGGCCGTGGGCGAACTGCGCGCCGCGCAACTGATCGACTGA
- a CDS encoding L,D-transpeptidase produces MPDLDLLHISLPDQMLYGFAAERLVLRLPVSTARNGAGEREGSGCTPRGLHQVRAKIGEGLPDGAVLRGRRWTGEVWSAELHEQFPGRDWILTRILWLSGCEPGVNRLGPVDTFRRYIYLHGTPDCEPMGIPLSHGCVRLRNADLLQLFPRVPLHCRVRLDEAPQPQWRTAELC; encoded by the coding sequence ATGCCTGACCTCGATCTGCTGCACATTTCCCTTCCCGACCAGATGCTCTACGGCTTCGCTGCGGAGCGTCTGGTGTTGCGTTTGCCGGTTTCCACCGCGCGCAACGGCGCTGGCGAGCGGGAGGGTTCGGGCTGTACTCCGCGTGGCCTGCACCAGGTGCGGGCGAAGATTGGCGAAGGTCTTCCCGATGGCGCTGTATTGCGCGGGCGGCGCTGGACGGGCGAGGTCTGGAGTGCCGAATTGCATGAGCAGTTCCCCGGGCGCGACTGGATCCTCACCCGTATCCTCTGGCTGAGCGGCTGCGAGCCGGGCGTCAATCGTCTCGGGCCTGTCGACACCTTCCGTCGCTACATCTATCTGCACGGCACGCCGGATTGCGAACCCATGGGCATTCCGCTGTCCCATGGCTGCGTGCGCTTGCGCAATGCCGACTTGCTGCAACTTTTCCCGCGTGTGCCCCTGCACTGCCGCGTGCGCCTCGACGAAGCGCCGCAGCCGCAGTGGCGCACCGCTGAACTCTGCTAA
- a CDS encoding TetR/AcrR family transcriptional regulator — protein MAQSETVERILDAAEQLFAEKGFAETSLRLITSKAGVNLAAVNYHFGSKKALIQAVFSRFLGPFCASLEKELDRRQAKTDAPRASLEELLELLVVQAMAVKPRSGNDLSIFMRLLGLAFSQSQGHLRKYLEEVYGKVFRRFMLLVNEAAPRLPPIELFWRVHFMLGAAAFSMSGIKALRAMAETDFGVNTSIEQVMRLMVPFLAAGMRADSGVSDPSLAGAQLKPRSKSATPAKA, from the coding sequence ATGGCCCAGTCCGAAACCGTCGAACGTATCCTCGATGCTGCGGAGCAGCTGTTCGCGGAAAAAGGCTTCGCCGAAACCTCGTTGCGTCTGATCACCAGCAAGGCGGGTGTGAACCTGGCTGCGGTGAACTATCACTTCGGTTCGAAGAAGGCGCTCATTCAAGCGGTTTTCTCGCGCTTCCTCGGGCCGTTCTGCGCCAGCCTGGAAAAGGAACTCGACCGCCGCCAGGCCAAGACCGACGCGCCGCGCGCTTCCCTCGAGGAACTGCTGGAGCTGCTGGTGGTGCAAGCCATGGCGGTGAAACCGCGCAGTGGCAACGACCTGTCGATCTTCATGCGTCTGCTCGGGCTGGCCTTCAGCCAGAGCCAGGGGCACCTGCGCAAGTACCTCGAAGAGGTCTACGGCAAGGTGTTCCGTCGCTTCATGTTGTTGGTCAACGAAGCTGCGCCGCGTCTGCCTCCCATCGAGCTGTTCTGGCGTGTGCATTTCATGCTCGGCGCTGCGGCTTTCAGCATGTCCGGCATCAAGGCCCTGCGCGCCATGGCTGAGACCGACTTCGGCGTGAACACCTCGATCGAGCAGGTGATGCGCCTGATGGTGCCGTTCCTGGCTGCCGGCATGCGTGCCGACAGCGGAGTCAGCGATCCGTCGCTGGCCGGCGCCCAGCTCAAGCCGCGCAGCAAGTCGGCCACACCGGCCAAGGCCTGA
- the lexA gene encoding transcriptional repressor LexA yields the protein MQKLTPRQAEILAFIKRCLEDNGYPPTRAEIAQELGFKSPNAAEEHLKALARKGAIEMTPGASRGIRIPGFEPSAAANEDELPIIGRVAAGAPILAEQNVEDACRINPAFFNPRADYLLRVRGQSMKDVGILDGDLLAVHVTREARNGQIVVARLGEEVTVKRFKREGSKVWLIAENPEFAPIEVDLQEQELIIEGLSVGVIRR from the coding sequence ATGCAGAAGCTGACGCCGCGCCAAGCCGAGATCCTCGCCTTCATCAAGCGCTGCCTGGAGGACAACGGCTACCCGCCGACCCGCGCCGAGATCGCCCAGGAACTGGGCTTCAAGTCGCCCAACGCCGCCGAAGAACACCTCAAGGCACTGGCCCGCAAAGGCGCCATCGAGATGACCCCGGGCGCATCGCGAGGTATCCGCATCCCGGGCTTCGAGCCAAGCGCCGCAGCGAATGAAGACGAACTGCCGATCATCGGCCGCGTCGCCGCTGGCGCCCCGATCCTCGCTGAGCAGAACGTCGAAGACGCCTGCCGTATCAACCCGGCCTTCTTCAATCCGCGCGCCGACTACCTGCTGCGAGTTCGCGGACAGAGCATGAAGGACGTCGGCATCCTCGATGGCGACCTCCTTGCCGTGCATGTCACCCGCGAGGCGCGCAACGGCCAGATCGTCGTCGCCCGCCTGGGCGAGGAAGTCACCGTGAAACGCTTCAAGCGTGAAGGCAGCAAGGTCTGGCTGATCGCCGAGAACCCCGAGTTCGCCCCCATCGAGGTCGATCTCCAGGAACAGGAACTGATCATCGAAGGCTTGAGCGTCGGCGTCATCCGCCGCTAA
- the sulA gene encoding SOS-induced cell division inhibitor SulA: MQYPQPLDLPQLPLFQEALWANANEPLLVQMAEPDAPEDGAFSELSLRGLPGNCLTLLAPILRELSEEQDARWLTLVAPPASLTHDWLRKAGLNRERILLLPARDQASAQSIACEALRLGHSHTVVSWLPALGTQARAQLSRAAVIGRAQSLNIRLG, encoded by the coding sequence ATGCAGTACCCGCAACCGCTGGACCTTCCGCAACTGCCGCTGTTCCAGGAAGCCCTCTGGGCCAACGCCAACGAACCGCTGCTGGTGCAGATGGCAGAGCCTGACGCGCCCGAAGACGGGGCTTTCAGCGAGCTGTCGCTGCGCGGACTACCGGGTAACTGCCTGACCCTCCTCGCCCCCATCCTGCGCGAACTCAGCGAAGAACAGGATGCACGCTGGCTGACGCTGGTTGCCCCGCCGGCCAGCCTGACTCACGACTGGCTGCGCAAGGCCGGGCTCAACCGCGAACGCATTCTGCTGCTCCCAGCGCGAGATCAAGCCTCCGCACAAAGCATCGCCTGCGAAGCCCTGCGCCTGGGCCACAGCCATACCGTCGTGAGCTGGCTACCGGCGCTCGGCACCCAGGCGCGCGCGCAGCTGTCCCGCGCCGCTGTCATCGGACGGGCGCAGAGCCTGAACATTCGTCTGGGTTAA
- a CDS encoding DUF6586 family protein, which yields MAQELYTRTNQKLYFAGLALEAWRKAEEARPMNAQALVQAERESALFHLYGAVLGVAHEIAGYYRLPQAGAPRVEMLLNAEVLAAAPSPELAELVELALQPETWLAQLLAAYAELFQPPREPRKAKVDPTQPLIQAISLDAEELQPLSNADVEAWRKSIKEMVLRFRGALTEL from the coding sequence ATGGCTCAGGAACTCTACACCCGCACCAACCAGAAACTGTACTTCGCCGGCCTGGCCCTGGAAGCCTGGCGCAAGGCCGAAGAAGCGCGCCCGATGAACGCACAGGCGCTGGTTCAAGCGGAGCGCGAATCGGCGCTGTTCCATCTGTACGGCGCAGTTCTGGGTGTGGCTCACGAGATTGCGGGCTACTACCGTTTGCCCCAGGCGGGCGCCCCTCGCGTCGAAATGCTGCTCAATGCCGAGGTGCTCGCCGCTGCTCCGAGCCCTGAACTGGCCGAGCTCGTGGAGCTGGCACTGCAGCCTGAGACCTGGTTGGCTCAACTGCTGGCGGCCTATGCCGAACTGTTCCAGCCACCGCGCGAGCCGCGCAAGGCCAAGGTCGATCCGACCCAGCCGTTGATTCAGGCCATCAGCCTTGACGCAGAAGAGCTGCAGCCCTTGAGCAATGCGGATGTGGAAGCCTGGCGCAAGTCGATCAAGGAAATGGTGCTGCGTTTCCGTGGCGCGCTGACCGAACTCTAA
- the topA gene encoding type I DNA topoisomerase gives MGKSLVIVESPAKAKTINKYLGNQYVVKSSIGHIRDLPTSGSASAKDPAAAKTRKSAAEAPALSPKEKAKRQLFTRMGVDPEHGWKAKYEILPGKEKVIDELRRLAKDADTIYLATDLDREGEAIAWHLREAIGGDDSRYKRVVFNEITKKAIQEAFSHPGELDINRVNAQQARRFLDRVVGYMVSPLLWSKIARGLSAGRVQSVAVKLVVEREREIRAFVPEEYWEVHADLNSPRGEKARFEVVREKGEAFKPLNEAQAMAALEKLKASSYSVAKREDKPTSSKPSAPFITSTLQQAASNRLGFGVKKTMMMAQRLYEAGYITYMRTDSTNLSADAIEMVRGFIDSEFGQKYLPVKPNFYSSKEGAQEAHEAIRPSDVNLRPTQLSGMERDAERLYDLIWRQFVACQMPPAEYLSTTVSVAAGDFELRAKGRILKFDGYTKVLPQQSKPGEDDVLPNMAQGEAMKLLKLDPSQHFTKPPARFSEASLVKELEKRGIGRPSTYAAIISTIQERGYVATHNRRFYAEKMGDIVTDRLNESFSNLMDYGFTAGMEEHLDDVAQGERDWKHLLDEFYGDFRKKLDLAEASNDGMRANQPTLTNIACRECGRPMMIRTASTGVFLGCSGYSLPPKERCKATINLIPGDEIAADDEGESESRVLRSKHRCPICSTAMDAYLLDEKRKLHICGNNPDCAGYEIEEGQYRIKGYEGPSLECDKCGSEMQLKTGRFGKFFGCTNATCKNTRKLLKNGEPAPPKMDAIRMPELKCEKVDDVYVLRDGASGLFLAASQFPKNRETRAPLVSELVPHKDELDPKYHFLLAAPQKDPDGRPAVIRFSRKTKEQYVQSEVEGKPTGWRAFYDGGKWKVEDKR, from the coding sequence ATGGGTAAATCGCTGGTCATCGTGGAATCACCGGCCAAGGCCAAGACCATCAACAAGTACCTGGGCAACCAGTACGTGGTGAAGTCGAGCATCGGCCACATTCGCGACCTGCCCACCAGCGGTTCGGCCAGTGCGAAGGATCCGGCTGCGGCCAAGACACGCAAGAGCGCTGCAGAAGCGCCAGCGCTGTCGCCGAAGGAAAAGGCCAAGCGCCAGCTGTTCACGCGCATGGGCGTCGACCCGGAGCACGGCTGGAAGGCCAAGTACGAAATCCTGCCCGGCAAGGAAAAGGTCATCGACGAACTGCGTCGCCTGGCCAAGGACGCCGACACCATCTATCTCGCAACCGACTTGGACCGCGAAGGGGAGGCTATCGCCTGGCACCTGCGCGAGGCCATCGGTGGCGATGACAGCCGCTACAAGCGCGTGGTGTTCAACGAAATCACCAAAAAGGCCATCCAGGAAGCGTTCTCGCATCCGGGCGAGCTGGATATCAACCGCGTGAATGCCCAGCAGGCGCGCCGTTTCCTCGACCGCGTGGTCGGCTACATGGTTTCGCCGCTGCTCTGGTCGAAGATCGCCCGTGGCCTGTCCGCCGGCCGCGTGCAGTCGGTGGCGGTGAAACTGGTGGTCGAGCGTGAGCGCGAGATCCGTGCCTTCGTCCCCGAGGAATACTGGGAAGTCCACGCCGACCTGAACAGCCCGCGCGGCGAGAAGGCCCGTTTCGAGGTGGTGCGCGAGAAAGGCGAAGCCTTCAAGCCGCTCAACGAGGCCCAGGCCATGGCTGCGCTGGAGAAGCTCAAGGCCTCCAGCTACAGCGTCGCCAAGCGCGAGGACAAGCCGACTTCGAGCAAGCCTTCGGCGCCCTTCATCACCTCGACCCTGCAGCAGGCCGCGAGCAACCGCCTGGGCTTCGGCGTGAAGAAGACCATGATGATGGCCCAGCGTCTCTACGAGGCCGGCTACATCACTTATATGCGTACCGACTCCACCAACCTGTCGGCCGACGCCATCGAAATGGTGCGCGGCTTCATCGACAGCGAGTTCGGTCAGAAATACCTGCCGGTCAAGCCGAACTTCTATTCGAGCAAGGAAGGCGCCCAGGAAGCGCACGAAGCGATCCGTCCGTCCGACGTCAACCTGCGTCCGACCCAGCTGTCGGGCATGGAGCGCGACGCCGAGCGCCTGTACGACCTGATCTGGCGCCAGTTCGTCGCCTGCCAGATGCCGCCGGCCGAATACCTGTCGACCACCGTCAGCGTTGCCGCCGGCGACTTCGAGCTGCGCGCCAAGGGCCGCATCCTCAAGTTCGACGGCTACACCAAGGTGCTGCCGCAGCAGAGCAAACCGGGCGAAGACGACGTGCTGCCGAACATGGCTCAGGGCGAAGCGATGAAGCTGCTCAAGCTCGACCCGAGCCAGCACTTCACCAAGCCGCCGGCGCGCTTCTCCGAAGCAAGCCTGGTCAAGGAGCTGGAGAAGCGCGGCATCGGCCGTCCGTCGACCTACGCGGCGATCATCTCCACCATCCAGGAGCGCGGCTACGTCGCCACCCATAATCGCCGCTTCTATGCGGAGAAAATGGGTGACATCGTCACCGACCGTCTCAACGAGAGCTTCTCCAACCTGATGGACTATGGCTTCACCGCCGGCATGGAAGAGCACCTCGATGATGTGGCCCAGGGCGAGCGCGACTGGAAGCACCTGCTCGACGAGTTCTATGGTGATTTCCGCAAGAAGCTGGATCTGGCTGAAGCCTCCAATGACGGCATGCGTGCCAACCAGCCGACGCTGACCAATATTGCCTGCCGCGAGTGCGGCCGTCCGATGATGATTCGTACCGCCTCCACCGGCGTGTTCCTCGGCTGCTCGGGCTACAGCCTGCCGCCGAAAGAGCGCTGCAAGGCGACCATCAACCTGATTCCGGGCGACGAAATCGCCGCGGATGACGAGGGCGAGTCCGAATCCCGCGTGCTGCGCAGCAAGCACCGTTGCCCGATCTGCAGCACGGCGATGGATGCCTACCTGCTGGACGAGAAGCGCAAGCTGCATATCTGCGGCAACAACCCGGACTGCGCCGGCTACGAGATCGAAGAAGGTCAGTACCGCATCAAGGGCTACGAAGGTCCGAGCCTGGAATGCGACAAGTGCGGCAGCGAAATGCAGCTCAAGACCGGCCGTTTCGGCAAGTTCTTCGGCTGCACCAACGCAACCTGCAAGAACACCCGCAAGCTGCTGAAGAACGGTGAGCCTGCGCCGCCGAAGATGGATGCGATCCGCATGCCGGAGCTCAAGTGCGAGAAGGTGGACGACGTCTACGTTCTGCGCGACGGCGCTTCCGGCCTGTTCCTGGCCGCCAGCCAGTTCCCGAAGAACCGTGAGACCCGTGCCCCTCTGGTCAGCGAGTTGGTGCCGCACAAGGATGAGCTGGATCCGAAGTACCACTTCCTGCTCGCCGCGCCGCAGAAGGACCCGGATGGCCGCCCGGCGGTGATCCGCTTCAGCCGCAAGACCAAGGAGCAGTACGTGCAGTCCGAGGTCGAGGGCAAGCCCACCGGCTGGCGCGCCTTCTACGACGGCGGCAAGTGGAAGGTCGAAGACAAGCGCTGA
- a CDS encoding DUF1653 domain-containing protein, translating into MELQAGLYRHYKGQSYRVLGVARHSETEEVLVIYQALYGEFGLWVRPLSMFTEAVEVDGERVPRFALVTPESDPLKLTQANSGES; encoded by the coding sequence ATGGAATTGCAGGCCGGTCTGTATCGCCACTACAAGGGGCAGAGCTATCGGGTGCTCGGTGTTGCCCGCCATTCGGAGACCGAGGAAGTGCTGGTGATCTACCAGGCGCTGTATGGCGAGTTCGGCCTCTGGGTGCGTCCGCTGAGCATGTTCACCGAAGCGGTGGAAGTGGACGGCGAGCGGGTTCCACGCTTTGCTCTGGTAACCCCGGAGAGCGATCCGCTGAAATTGACCCAGGCCAACTCGGGCGAATCCTGA